The nucleotide sequence GGAAGAACCTTTTCACGTCCCACGGTTTCACCTCGGCCGCGGTCTCGAAGGGCCAGTTGAGACTGGGGCTTCCTTCCCGGAATTCGACCGCCAGCCAGTCGAGGAGCGCCTGATTGGAAGGAAGTTCACCGGCAATTCCAAAATCGCCCGAGGTTCTGACGATCCCGGTCCCGAAGACTTCCTGCCAGAAGCGATTGACCGTCACACGAGCGGTGAGGGGGTGAGCCGGTTCCAGCAGCCATTGCGCCAGGCCAAGTCGGTTCCTGGGAGCGGTCGTCGGGAACGGAATTAAAGCGGCAGGAGTCGAAGGCTTAACCGCGTCGCGGCGTTTGTCATAGTCACCTCGAAACAGGACGTAGGCCATGGCCTCTTCGTTCCGTTCGTTCATGACGTGTGCCACGGTGCCCCGCGCTTTGATCGCGTTCTGCTCAGCCTCGAGAGATTCCAGCTTCGCCGTTCGCTCTTGGAACGGGGCGTCACTGGTTCGCAGCCACCAGGGGTAAATTTCATTCTTCTCGGCGTCCGTCCGCTGGTCGGCGGGCTTGGCGAGAATTCCAGTGAAGCGAGAGACTTTCGCCATCGACTCAACTTCCGCTGGCGAGAGGGCTCGCTGATAGAGCCGCAGGTCCTGCAGCCCCGTCCCGCTGGCGGGCTGGCCAGAACTTCGTTCGCCGATGCGGAACGGGACGCTGGTTCGGATCGATCCCTTCAGGCTGTCGACTTCCGTGTTCGTCGCCTGCGCCTGTCCATTGAAGTAAATCTTGACTCCCGCCCCTTTGGATGAGCCGTCATAGGTGATGGTAACGTGAGTCCATTCGTTTCCCGGGAGCTGCGCCTGTGTCAGGACCTTGAGGGCGTCCGTCGGCCAGTTGCTCACCATGTGGGTTCCGATTCGACGGCCTTGAACCCACAAGTCCCATCCCTGATGGCCCGGGGGCGGTGCCATGCGTGCCAGAATCGCTCCCGAAGAATCATTCGACTGCACTTTCACCCAGGCGGTGCAGGAGAAGGCCTGATTCGAATCAAAGTCGCCGGTGTCGGCCAGATCTGCGGCCGCACCTTGTGTTTCCAGCGATTTCGAGGTCAGGCCATCAATCCAGCTCGCCGAATCGTTGAGATTCACGTCCCGAATTTGTCCATTGATGGCAACCTTGGTGACCTTCCCTGCTCCTTCGTTGAGAGGTGCGTGCATGACCAGGTCCCTGGTCGGGATCGATTGGGCGACTGTCCCCACGTTCGCAGTGGCTAACCAGGTATCGAATTCCGGTCGGGCGTCCCGGCGTCGGGCTTCTGTCGCCTCCCGCGCTGAATGAATTTCGGCAGGAAGTGCTTCGAAGCGAGGCCGATCGGCGACGGTGGGGACAACCACGACGGGGGGTGTATCCTTGATGTTGCCGTCCATCGCGTTCTGGGTGGTGTTATTAAAGAACGCGGCCAGTTCGTAGAACTCCTTCTGCGACAGCGGATCAAACTTGTGGTCGTGACAGACGGCACAGCCGGCGGTCATGCCCATCCAGACTTGCGCCACGGTATCTGTTCGGTCGCGGCTGTACAGGACGAGGTACTCTTCAGAGATCGCTCCCCCTTCGCTGGTGGTGATGTTGCAGCGATTGAATCCCGATGCGATCTGCTGATCGAGGGATCGACCCGGCAAGAGATCGCCAGCCAGTTGTTCGATCGTGAACTGGTCGAAGGGTTTGTTCTGGTTGAAGGCTGAGATGACGTTGTCCCGGTACGACCACATCTCGCGATAGTTGTCGAAATGGATTCCATGAGAGTCCGCATAGCGTGAGACATCGAGCCAGTAGCGTCCGCGATGTTCGCCCCATTGCGGCGACTCGAGTAGCGAATCGACGTATCGTTCGTAGGCATGAGGACTCGTGTCGGTCACAAATTTCTCGACCGCTTCGGGCTTGGGAGGCAGGCCAATCAGGTCGAGACTCAACCGCCGGGCGAGAGTCCGGCGATCCGCTTCCGGCGCGGGGCTCAAGCCAGAGGCTTCCAGCTTTGCGAGCACCAGAGCATCAATGGGATTTCGGACCCAGGCCGTGTCCTTGACAGAAGGGATCGGAGAGCGGACGGGGGCGAGAAATGACCAGTGGGGCTGGTATTCCGCACCTTGCTCAATCCACCGACGAAGAAGCTGCTTCTGTTCGGGGGAAAGCTGTTTCTTCGTCGCGGGAGGGGGCATGACTTCGTCGGGATTCGCCGATTCGATTCGGTTGATCAATTCGCTTTTCGTGTGATCGCCCGGCGTGATCGCGCTTCGCTCGACAGCCGCGTCACGCACATCCAGGCGAAGATCTCCTTTGCGAGAAGCACTGTCCGGTCCATGACATGAGAAACAGTATTCAGTGAGAATCGGCCGAATGTCGCGGTTGAATTCGATCGACGTGTCAGCAGCGAGAACGCTGTTCGAGGCCATGCTGGCAAGAATCACGACGGCCACACAGGAAGCCGCGTGAGGGATCGTTCGACAGTTCATCAACAGCTCCACAAGCAAAATCGCAGTTTAAGAGTGCTTTCACAACGAAGATCGACTTTGGATGGCCCTCGAACCGTTCGATTCTACACAAAGGGAGACTGGGCAAAAAGTGAGTATACAACCTTGCAGAAACAGGCGCGGGCCTCTGGAAGAGGCACAGAGAATGGACAGGGCGAGAGGGCGATGATGGCGGTCGGCCTGATGAACGGGCCGAGACCGTGACGGGCGGCGGCGTTCCGGCAGTTTTCGTCTCGTTCCTGCTAGGATGAAACTCTGTGCCTCTGTGAAGCAGTTATCTTACTTCTGCATTACTTACGATTCGAAGTGGTACTCCTGTTCGGTGAGCGGTTGGTCCAGGATCGAGACCGGGGGGAGTTGTCGTGGCCGGGTTGCCAGCACCCCACAGACGGTCCCCCGTTGACGCCCGGTTCGATAGGCAAGTGCCTCACTGAGTCGATCAGCGCGGAACGTGACATGGGTCTGTTCGATGACGACGTAGCCGACACCGTTCAGTGGCTCCAGTTCATCCTCACTCAGACATTTCACGTTCGACATCGATTCGAAATAGAACGACCGTTCATGATCCTTGTCGAGGTCGCGACCTGTGACGAGCCATCTTCCCCGCTTCAGTAAGGGATTCAGCGGAAGTGTCGTCGGGTCAAGCGGCTCGTGGTGGACGTCGCGAATCGACACCACCTCAATCCGCCGCAGTTCCGTCTTGTCGGGAAGCTGCTGATAGTTGTAGCGAGGGTAAAGGAACGAATAGGCGCGACCAGGCTTCAACAATCCAGGCTGCATGGGGATTCTCCATCTTGAAGATCCGGCGCGATCACGGGCATGACCTTCCAGGTCACGGCGCGCCACCCGTGAAAGAGTTCACGGTCCAATCCGAGGGTTGTATTGAATCGCTCGTCTCAACCCTTGTCGAGCCACAAACTGTAGTGTACTAAATCTGTGGTAGCACCAATTTGATGCGAACTCGGCTTTTGTCGGCGGCGGAGTGCGGCACATCGCCACGTTTTCGCCTTCGCCGTCGTGGCTGAAGTCGCATTCAGACTGCTGTAGAGTGGCCTGAAAGGCCGTCTGAAAGCGTGCTGCGCATGATCGCGAACTGCCGTGAAAAGTGACGATCGCGGAGGCTCTCTCAAGATCATGTCACCTCACGCAGCAGCGACGCACTCAGTTACCCAAGGCAGCGCATCGGCGTGTCAGAATTTTTTCTTAATCTCTCTGCCCCTTCCGGGTGTCCGCGTTGCTGAGCCGGAAGCGCCGTCAGAGAGGGGGGAGTTCGATCGCGTGGCTCGACCATGTCCCGTGGCAAACCTATACTTGCAAAAACGACTGTGCACTCGATCTCTTCAACTTTGTCTGAGCTTTCATGAACATCCTGCCCTACCCTCACCCCGCGCTGCGATGGAAATCCAAGCAGATCCAGGAAATCAACGACGATCTGCGTCGCGTCGTGGCCGAAATGTTCACTTTGATGTACGCCGCAAAAGGGATTGGACTGGCGGCAAATCAGGTTGGGCTCCCCTACCGGTTATTTGTCCTCAATTTGTCTGGCGATGCAGAAGACAAGGAAGAGGAACTGGTCTTTATCAACCCTGAAATTCTGAAACGCAAAGGGTCGACTGAGGGTGAGGAAGGGTGTCTCAGCTTTCCCGGCATGTACGGGCAGGTCAAACGGGCAGCGAAAATCGAAGTCGAAGCCTTTGATCTGAATGGCCAGTGCTTTGGCTATTCTCTGGATGATCTCGCCGCGCGAGCCGTTCAGCACGAGACCGACCATCTTGACGGTGTCTTGTTCATCGATCGGATGACGGAGACGGCCGCCCGCGATTTGCAGCCTGTCGTCGCCGACTTCGAAACCCAGTTTCGCCGCTGGCAGTCTGATGGGCGTTATCCGTCCGATGAAGTTCTGAAACGCGATTTACTCGCCATGGAATCACGGCCCCCCCTGGTGGCGAAGTCGTAGTGAAAAGGTCGTAGCAGAGCAGCGGGGTAAACGTGTCGATTCGTATTCTCTTTCTCGGGACCGGGCCGCTGGCGCTCCCGACGTTTCAGGCGTTGTGCGACTGGCAAGAGCACCACCTGGTCGGACTGGTGACCCAGCCCGATCGGACAGGGCGAGGTCATCATCAGCACGTCAATCCATTGAAGCAACTGGCCACCGAGCGAGGTTTGGTCGTCCTGCAGCCGAATTCGATCAAAACGCCCGAAAGTGTCGATGCCCTGAAGGGGACCGAAGCAGATCTGTTCGTCGTCGCGGCGTATGGCCAGATGCTGTCTGATGCCGTGCTGGCAATTCCGCGTCTGGGTACCATCAATCTCCACGCCTCACTGCTGCCGAAGTATCGAGGGGCAACTCCCATTCATGCGGCGGTCCTGAACGGTGACCGTGAAGCGGGCGTTACGATTATGGAGATCGTCAAGAAGCTCGATGCCGGACCGATGCTGGGGGTTGCGAAAACCGAGATCGGGACGAAGGAAACAACGTCGCAGCTCGAGCAACGGTTGGCCGAGATGGCGGTGCCTCTCGCGCTGCAGGTAATCAATCAGATCGCATTGGGGCAGGAAACGAGGGTGCCTCAGGATGAATTGCAGATGACGCACGTCCGCAAGCTGTCCAAGAGTGACGGTCTGATCCCGTGGGAGAAATCTGCGGTTGAGGTGGAGCGGCACGTGCGAGGAATGCAGTCGTGGCCCGGCCCCTTCAGCTACCTGCATCAGCCCGGCAAGCCTCCCTTGCGTCTGCAGATTCTGGCTGTGGATCCCGTGGAAAATGCCGCTGGGGCCTTGGCATTCGTTCCCGGCACGGTGATCGCGTTGGACTCCAGTTCGATCACAGTCCAGTGCGGAAAAGACGCTGTTCGGCTGCAGAACGTGCAACCCGATGGTAAACGGCCCATGCCTGTTTCTGACTTTTTGCGGGGGCGGAAAGTGGAAACTGGTGACCGGTTCGGAGCCGAAGCCCGAATGGAATGACCTGACCGACAGGCCTTTCAGGACGAACGGGTAAGCAACTTCTGTAAGAGCGTTCGAGGAACTCCAATATCAATCACATGGACCTGGCCCACCCAGTTGGCGGCGGCTGATCGACTGAATCCGATTTTCGGGGCAACGAACGTAGCGGTGTGATCGGCTCGGACGCAGACCCCCAATGGTTCGCCCGTGTCGCAATCCAGGCCTGAAGGGAGGTCCACGGCGTAGACTAGGCAGTTGGAGCGGTTTATTGCATTGATGCAGCTCACGAATGGTTCGCGGATCGTTCCCGCTGTTCCGGTTCCCAGCAGGGCATCAATGATCCAGTCACTGCCAGCCAGTTCCTGATCCCAATCGAGGGGGGGCGACTTGATCGGGGTCCCCGCGACCTGATGGACCTTCAGATTGACTGCGGCATCCCCTGTGGCCGTTGACGCAGGTGCGCATAAGAGGACCTTCACCGCGAAACCACGGTTCTCAAGGTGACGGGCGATCACAAACCCGTCGCCGCCGTTGTTTCCCTTGCCGCAACAGATCGTGATCCGGCCAGAAATCCCGAGGTTTATCAGGTGTTCCGCCGCGTTCCGGCCCGCGTTCTCCATCAGCACTACCCCAGGGAGGCCGTATTCTTCGATCGCAATCCGATCGACTTCGCGAACCTGATTTCGCGTCAAGGGAGGTATCAGCGCAGTTTGCGGGGATGGGGGTGTCATGGGGTTTCTTTCGACCGTCAGAAGCAGTTCGTTATTACAGGTTCTTCGGGGAACCGCACCGGGCGATGTAGGCGAGGGCTAATTGGTTCCTGAATTCGGCGAACAGTGTGCACGCCTACCATCGGTCATTATCTCAGCTCTTTCGATGTAACATTCTGATGTCACAGATTCTTAGATCGATAGTATGGCTTATTGCGAGTGTTGCTTGAGGAATCCAGCTATTAAAAAGTCTTTCACGCGGGTTTGGCGACAAAAAACATTTTCACTTTCGGGCCGGTTTCTTTATTATAAACGAATGTTTCTGCGACCTGCGAGCGCGGTCAGGGATCCGAGACCTGTTGCGATCATACCTGCAAACGTCTTTGGGGACTGGTATTTATGTCGGTTCATCAGCACACACCCGACCACGCTTTTGCCTCCATGCGACCCCGGGAGCTGGAAGGTGTGACCGTACTTGGTCGCCGCAGTATGTTGAAAGCCAGTCTCGCCGGGCTGTCAGGGCTTTCGTTGCCCGGACTGCTGCAAGCGAAAGAACAAGCGGTGACGGGTGGTAAATCATCTCCTCGCCAGAAAAGTGTCATTCTCGTTTGGATGACGGGGGGCCCCAGTCACATCGATACGTGGGATATGAAGCCTGCCGCACCGATCGAAGTGCGGGGACCCTTCTCCCCGATTTCCACCGCGTTGCCGGGAGTGCAGATTTGTGAGTATCTCCCGTTGCAGGCGGCGATGCTCAACAAGATGACCCTGATTCGTTCGGTCGACTGCCGGTTCTCCAATCACGAACCGAATATGGTCATGCAGACCGCGAATCTCGACGCGGAACCCCGAACGAATCGGGAAGCAGAAAAGTTTCCGGCGCTCGCTTCGATTATCGCCCGCGAGCGATTGGAGAGTAATCCTGACCTGCCACCCTACGTCGTGCTCAATATGAAATCTCGCTCCCATGTTGCCTGGGGCGGATATCTGGGGCACGCGTATGACCCCTTCCAGGGAAAGGATGTCGGAAGCCTGTTTTCCCTACCACGCGGGCTGACGACAGAGCGGCTGCATTCCCGTTCTCAATTGACATCCGACCTTGATCGGCTGCGCCGGGATCTCGATCTTTCGGGCTCGATGGAAGCGACCAACCGCTTCACTCAGCAGGCGGTCAGTATGGTGACCGGCGCGAGTGCTCGCGATGCCTTCGACATCAGTAAAGAGCCAGAGTCCGTGCGGTTGAAGTACGGCGACCACGAATGGTGTCAGCAGGCGATGCTGGCAAGACGTCTCGTGGAATCGGGTGTCAGCTTCGTGACCATTGATCTCAGCAATCATGGCGCTTCCGGGACGTGGGATACTCATGGCGATAACATTCCTCCCTATGGGGGAATCTGGAATGGCTTGCGTCCTTTGCTACCGGTCTTTGACCGGTTGATCACCACACTGGTTGGCGATCTTGAAGAACGGGGACTGCTGGATGATGTCCTGGTGCTTGCCATGGGTGAATTCGGTCGAACACCCAAAATCGGGACGCAGGGAAGTTCGGACGGACGAGATCACTGGCCAATTGTTTCGTCGATCACGGTTGCGGGAGGTGGATTCCGCCACGGCCAAGTGATTGGAGCTACCGAGCGTGACGCAGGTCAAATTCTGGAACGTCCGGTCACTCCCGGCGATCTGGCCGCAACAATCTTCCATCACATGGGAGTTCCGCTCGATATCTCGTATCTCGATAATCGCGGCCGTCCTCGCTTCGTGATTGATCAGGGAAAGCCGATCGCCGAACTCTGTGGGTAAGTTCCACTGCTTGCCTTCTTGTGGTTCTCGTGTGGTCAAAGCCTCCGGAGAACGAGCGCCATTCCTGCAGTCACGTCTTCCCGCTGCTAACGTCCCTGAGGCCGAGTCGGGAGCCTGGTTGTTGGGGTTTCTGGCGGCATGCCAGTGCGCGATCGTTTGCCGTTTATTGAGCGGAATCCGTCGATCCAGTGGCTTCCCTCTTGGTTCGTTCGCCCA is from Schlesneria sp. DSM 10557 and encodes:
- the fmt gene encoding methionyl-tRNA formyltransferase, which translates into the protein MSIRILFLGTGPLALPTFQALCDWQEHHLVGLVTQPDRTGRGHHQHVNPLKQLATERGLVVLQPNSIKTPESVDALKGTEADLFVVAAYGQMLSDAVLAIPRLGTINLHASLLPKYRGATPIHAAVLNGDREAGVTIMEIVKKLDAGPMLGVAKTEIGTKETTSQLEQRLAEMAVPLALQVINQIALGQETRVPQDELQMTHVRKLSKSDGLIPWEKSAVEVERHVRGMQSWPGPFSYLHQPGKPPLRLQILAVDPVENAAGALAFVPGTVIALDSSSITVQCGKDAVRLQNVQPDGKRPMPVSDFLRGRKVETGDRFGAEARME
- a CDS encoding DUF1501 domain-containing protein; amino-acid sequence: MSVHQHTPDHAFASMRPRELEGVTVLGRRSMLKASLAGLSGLSLPGLLQAKEQAVTGGKSSPRQKSVILVWMTGGPSHIDTWDMKPAAPIEVRGPFSPISTALPGVQICEYLPLQAAMLNKMTLIRSVDCRFSNHEPNMVMQTANLDAEPRTNREAEKFPALASIIARERLESNPDLPPYVVLNMKSRSHVAWGGYLGHAYDPFQGKDVGSLFSLPRGLTTERLHSRSQLTSDLDRLRRDLDLSGSMEATNRFTQQAVSMVTGASARDAFDISKEPESVRLKYGDHEWCQQAMLARRLVESGVSFVTIDLSNHGASGTWDTHGDNIPPYGGIWNGLRPLLPVFDRLITTLVGDLEERGLLDDVLVLAMGEFGRTPKIGTQGSSDGRDHWPIVSSITVAGGGFRHGQVIGATERDAGQILERPVTPGDLAATIFHHMGVPLDISYLDNRGRPRFVIDQGKPIAELCG
- the def gene encoding peptide deformylase, with the protein product MNILPYPHPALRWKSKQIQEINDDLRRVVAEMFTLMYAAKGIGLAANQVGLPYRLFVLNLSGDAEDKEEELVFINPEILKRKGSTEGEEGCLSFPGMYGQVKRAAKIEVEAFDLNGQCFGYSLDDLAARAVQHETDHLDGVLFIDRMTETAARDLQPVVADFETQFRRWQSDGRYPSDEVLKRDLLAMESRPPLVAKS
- a CDS encoding NAD(P)H-hydrate epimerase; translation: MTPPSPQTALIPPLTRNQVREVDRIAIEEYGLPGVVLMENAGRNAAEHLINLGISGRITICCGKGNNGGDGFVIARHLENRGFAVKVLLCAPASTATGDAAVNLKVHQVAGTPIKSPPLDWDQELAGSDWIIDALLGTGTAGTIREPFVSCINAINRSNCLVYAVDLPSGLDCDTGEPLGVCVRADHTATFVAPKIGFSRSAAANWVGQVHVIDIGVPRTLLQKLLTRSS
- a CDS encoding DUF1553 domain-containing protein, giving the protein MNCRTIPHAASCVAVVILASMASNSVLAADTSIEFNRDIRPILTEYCFSCHGPDSASRKGDLRLDVRDAAVERSAITPGDHTKSELINRIESANPDEVMPPPATKKQLSPEQKQLLRRWIEQGAEYQPHWSFLAPVRSPIPSVKDTAWVRNPIDALVLAKLEASGLSPAPEADRRTLARRLSLDLIGLPPKPEAVEKFVTDTSPHAYERYVDSLLESPQWGEHRGRYWLDVSRYADSHGIHFDNYREMWSYRDNVISAFNQNKPFDQFTIEQLAGDLLPGRSLDQQIASGFNRCNITTSEGGAISEEYLVLYSRDRTDTVAQVWMGMTAGCAVCHDHKFDPLSQKEFYELAAFFNNTTQNAMDGNIKDTPPVVVVPTVADRPRFEALPAEIHSAREATEARRRDARPEFDTWLATANVGTVAQSIPTRDLVMHAPLNEGAGKVTKVAINGQIRDVNLNDSASWIDGLTSKSLETQGAAADLADTGDFDSNQAFSCTAWVKVQSNDSSGAILARMAPPPGHQGWDLWVQGRRIGTHMVSNWPTDALKVLTQAQLPGNEWTHVTITYDGSSKGAGVKIYFNGQAQATNTEVDSLKGSIRTSVPFRIGERSSGQPASGTGLQDLRLYQRALSPAEVESMAKVSRFTGILAKPADQRTDAEKNEIYPWWLRTSDAPFQERTAKLESLEAEQNAIKARGTVAHVMNERNEEAMAYVLFRGDYDKRRDAVKPSTPAALIPFPTTAPRNRLGLAQWLLEPAHPLTARVTVNRFWQEVFGTGIVRTSGDFGIAGELPSNQALLDWLAVEFREGSPSLNWPFETAAEVKPWDVKRFFRLIVTSSTYRQSAEATPDKLEKDPQNRLMSRGPRFRMDAEMIRDYALAASGLLVEKIGGPSVKPYQPDGVWEAVAMIGSNTRDYRRDSGENLYRRSMYTFWKRSAPPASMEIFNATARETCTVRRERTNTPLQALVTLNDTQFVEAARHLAQRVLTDEQPSSTDDTSRLNAMAQRLLARPFRAAELPIIQSSLEDFVKYYESHPDDANKLITDGESKPDPAIKPETLAAWTLLANELMNLDEVLNK